AGAATATATTGACAGTGACCAAAAAGCTTTGACCAAACTCAATACgaacacagattttttttttttaaagtcgaCTTTCAACTACGAAATTCTTCAAGACTTCAACTATCACAACACATTTTTGGTTTTCACCGCAAAAACATTCTAAAAGCCagataataaatttaattttcccCATGTTTTCTCAATGTGTTCCACTGATGAGTAGATTAAAACACTacgtttcagaaaaaaaatcaaattttaatttttggcGAACAACACTCGTGTAATCCCCAATAATCCGCGGCCTATGTTGAAGGTAATGATATGTTTTCCAAAGTGCTAATAACAATGTGGGGATCATTACATAAGTTCCCCCTTATGCGCCTAAGTATATTctgttatctatatattttttggAAAGTTGAAAACTGGATAAAAGATCGATCGATGGATTTTGTTATGACTTCAAATAATGATAGAGTTTGCCGGCATACAGTTGTTGATTGCATGTAGGGTCCGAAGGACATTTACAGAGACCAGTGTTactaattttgatattttaggcAAATTAATgttttccagaaaaaaaaatacatgtaaatcttGGTCGAGGAATgcatttatacattttgttgAAACCCTGTATTATTGCAGTTTATGAAGTCACACAGCCTGGGTTGAATTTGATTATATACAATGACAACCCTTACTAAAACAAGTTAAGATCACTGTAGTAGATGTCGGAATGAGCGACAGGCGCCAACATGTATTGCTTCGCTAACATTTAGTATGCTTCTTTTAGAATGTGATAtcggttaccatggtaaccactGTGACCAGCCTTGTCCCGACAACTGTAAAAACAAGATATGTAATATGGACAGCGGCAGTTGTGAAGGTAATTGGGTTTttatttcagatatatttttgcTCATCGAAAGGAAATAAAAGAGTCGGTTTCATTCAAATTATTTGACCACTTATTGGTAAGCATAAAAATGTTGCAGTACAGTATGCaaattgaaacattttgttacgtgaatacaattttatttatcaagatcaaatattcaaaattatatgTTATTGAAAACTATTTAATGGACCAAAAATActgtttatttatgaaaataataatggGAAAGATGATTGGGTGGGTTGTGGCTAAGTGGTGTTAGCCGCATGTTTGtatttggctaggcgattgggccGCTGTAGATAGTGAGATCCAAGACCCGGATAGGGCACTGGTTCATACTCTTGTCACCTTTGTCTCTTGGTTATCTGTGAATTCATATACACGCATCTGGTATATATGGTCAGTTAAATTGACAGTGATATATATCTCTACctgtttgaaaaaaatggacTGATAATTGTTCTGACCAAAGCCGATTGACTAcatgtaaaatgataaatattttctctttatttataaaattacaatatttgacaTTGCAGCGTGTGAACCTGGTTACCATGGTGATTCCTGCAATGAGGCAGTCCAATGCGCGAGTGATACAAGTTCAGGTTAGTAAACTAATGAAGATAGTTATTATATGAACGATTTACTTTGATACTACACTAGAACGACGAAAATTATGTGTTGTCTTCTTTTCTTTAAGTTCTATTTCGCAGGCTAGGCGAAAATAGTACAATGAGTTCGTTTTCCATGAATATTGAGTTCCATATCAGGATAAAATTGGACACGTTAAAGGACAATTCAATGAGCTATATGTATACATGActacgaagcaaaatatgacataaatgtattgttctacattccttatgcaATATATATcgagaaatattgacaaaatttcCACGACATAGTTAAAGTATTTTGATTggtaccgttgaaattccaaatcgtttgatcaatacaattaagcatTAACCAGTGCCACATGCATGCTGTGTACCAacacccgagccaaagtcacgaaCGTTAAACAAATGCCAATACATAATTACTGCGGAGttgatgaatatatttttagacAAGGACATGCATTTAATAATGTAAACCACACTAACTTGtataagagcgatttgagtagttcaaGACAAAACTTTCTTTATTGCACTGGGCAAGGACCAGGGTTCgacatacaagacatccgaccactatgtgtaatggcggacagtaagcgagtttgaacatttcccATACATCTTCACTACAGTTGTttgcttttctggcatatcacagtaaaaccaactaatctaatttatattataactggtttgtttccgatacaaattttaatgtactcttcgGACTGAATTGTCCCCTTTAAAGAGTATACTATATCAATTTCGAAAATTCTAACGatttcaataatttataaaaaatgtgtCGTATATTGTCGCAGTCAGGGTTTTATTATTGCTTAactttattgaatatatttttctcGTAACTTTG
This is a stretch of genomic DNA from Argopecten irradians isolate NY unplaced genomic scaffold, Ai_NY scaffold_0241, whole genome shotgun sequence. It encodes these proteins:
- the LOC138312193 gene encoding scavenger receptor class F member 1-like, which produces MLLLECDIGYHGNHCDQPCPDNCKNKICNMDSGSCEACEPGYHGDSCNEAVQCASDTSSEQSTEKQNEAVLDAKTATIIAVFGTLLGISICCNIGFVVFYLRHF